Proteins from a single region of Palaemon carinicauda isolate YSFRI2023 chromosome 1, ASM3689809v2, whole genome shotgun sequence:
- the LOC137657386 gene encoding kappa-type opioid receptor-like — translation MASTTDETNSNHFNHDCSGAEQECVDEFSSRKHSSSSYEVSQMLQMVLMNTMSTVGLLGSFCAISFLVRAARSDVFSRYVVSRAVAEILLLLTVPLDGLTFFYNSWLFGDVMCKFRNSLAFYARFMSSANQVGMCVNAYIEECVLAPNVKLRSAVFKGINFVSWSVSLVIATAIFVQSETSPLFCISSLYMSSTWQSRYLRVLSYVMYSIVSVTVSWIFLILIVVTKKKEFSLTIPDTATGSLTMQKRSLQLSFAITIAFTILQMTYCAPYLLLDMVSDQDSIASVAYVALTTLSLPALNVVVDVILYAIFMRDTYKYVKKMSLSTDDQLKVPLKLVEGDTD, via the coding sequence ATGGCCTCAACAACAGACGAAACCAATTCCAATCACTTTAATCATGATTGTTCCGGCGCTGAACAAGAATGCGTTGATGAATTCTCTTCCAGAAAGCATTCTTCCTCAAGCTATGAAGTCTCGCAGATGCTACAGATGGTTCTCATGAACACCATGTCTACGGTAGGCCTGCTTGGCAGTTTCTGCGCCATCAGCTTCCTGGTACGTGCTGCTCGCAGTGATGTTTTCAGCAGGTACGTTGTGAGTCGAGCGGTCGCTGAGATCCTGCTATTGCTAACGGTGCCTCTAGATGGTTTAACATTCTTCTACAATTCTTGGCTCTTTGGTGATGTTATGTGCAAGTTCAGAAACTCTCTGGCGTTTTACGCACGTTTCATGAGCTCGGCCAACCAAGTTGGTATGTGTGTCAACGCCTACATTGAAGAGTGCGTCTTAGCTCCCAATGTCAAATTGAGGTCTGCTGTTTTCAAAGGCATAAACTTCGTTTCCTGGTCTGTGTCCCTTGTGATAGCCACAGCCATATTTGTGCAATCAGAGACCTCGCCACTTTTTTGCATTTCTTCATTATATATGAGTAGCACTTGGCAGAGTCGTTATCTTAGGGTCCTATCTTACGTTATGTATTCTATCGTATCTGTCACTGTCAGCTGGATCTTTCTAATTCTGATCGTCGTGACCAAGAAGAAGGAATTTTCACTAACCATCCCAGATACTGCTACTGGCTCCCTGACGATGCAAAAGCGTTCACTGCAGCTATCTTTCGCCATCACAATTGCCTTCACGATCCTCCAAATGACATACTGTGCACCATACCTTCTTTTGGATATGGTCAGCGACCAGGACTCGATTGCTTCGGTAGCGTATGTGGCTCTGACAACACTGAGTCTGCCCGCTTTGAACGTGGTTGTTGATGttattttatatgcaatatttatgcGAGATACTTATAAGTATGTCAAGAAGATGAGCTTATCAACTGATGATCAGCTTAAGGTTCCTCTTAAACTCGTTGAGGGAGACACAGATTAA
- the LOC137639408 gene encoding golgin subfamily A member 6-like protein 22, which translates to MEVRKYRLESQIQAEEENIKLFKQKKRTRNSSIRRREHKALKQNKRAQNCSSRAREHKTVQAEENTKQFKQKKRTQSRSSRRREHKTVQAEQENTKQLKKMKRTKSTQAEEENTKHSSRTREYKTVQAEQENTKQIKQNKRTQSKQAEQENTKQFKQNKRTQNSSSRRREHKALKQNKRIQNSSSRRREHKTVQAEEENTKQFNQKKRTQSRSSSRREHKTAQAEEVNTKQFKQNWRTQNRSSRAREHKIFQADYENTKQFKQKKRTQNSSSSTREHEALKQNKRTQSTQAEEENTKPLKQNKRTQNISSRL; encoded by the exons ATGGAAGTCAGGAAGTATCGATTAGAAAGTCAAA TTCAAGCAGAAGAGGAGAACATAAAACTGTTCAAACAGAAGAAGAGAACACGAAATAGTTCAATCAGAAGAAGAGAACACAAAGCACTCAAGCAGAACAAGAGAGCACAAAACTGTTCAAGCAGAGCAAGAGAACACAAAACTGTTCAAGCAGAAGAGAACACAAAACAGTTCAAGCAAAAGAAGAGAACACAAAGCAGGTCAAGCAGAAGAAGAGAACACAAAACAGTTCAAGCAGAACAAGAGAACACAAAACAGCTCAAGAAGATGAAGAGAACAAAAAGCACTCAAGCAGAAGAAGAGAACACAAAGCACTCAAGCAGAACAAGAGAATACAAAACAGTTCAAGCAGAACAAGAGAACACAAAACAGATCAAGCAGAACAAGAGAACACAAAGCAAACAAGCAGAACAAGAGAATACAAAACAGTTCAAGCAGAACAAGAGAACACAAAACAGTTCAAGCAGAAGAAGAGAACACAAAGCACTCAAGCAGAACAAGAGAATACAAAACAGTTCAAGCAGAAGAAGAGAACACAAAACAGTTCAAGCAGAAGAAGAGAACACAAAACAGTTCAACCAGAAGAAGAGAACACAAAGCAGGTCAAGCAGCCGAAGAGAACACAAAACAGCTCAAGCAGAAGAAGTGAACACAAAACAGTTCAAGCAGAACTGGAGAACACAAAACCGCTCAAGCAGAGCAAGAGAACACAAAATATTTCAAGCAGATTATGAGAACACAAAACAGTTCAAACAGAAGAAGAGAACGCAAAACAGTTCAAGCAGCACAAGAGAACACGAAGCACTCAAGCAGAACAAGAGAACACAAAGCACTCAAGCAGAAGAGGAGAACACAAAACCGCTCAAGCAGAACAAGAGAACACAAAACATTTCAAGCAGattatga
- the LOC137639418 gene encoding peptidyl-prolyl cis-trans isomerase G-like, whose protein sequence is MKRTQSTQAEQENIKQFKQNKRTQNSSSRRREHKTVETEQENTKQLKQKKRTQNIEAEEENTKQVKQKKRTQNSSSRTREHKTAQEDEENKKHPSRRREHKALKQNKRIENSSSRTREHKTVQAEQENTKHSSRTREYKTVQAEQENTKQFKQKKRTQSTQAEQENTKQLKQNKSTQNSSSRTREHKVLKLNKRTQNISSRTGEHKTLKQKRRTQNSSSRTREHKTVQAEDENTKHSSRTRKHKALKQKKRTQNSSSRTREHKTAQEEQENTKQFKQNKRTQSSSSRTREHRPVQAEQVNIKQFM, encoded by the exons ATGAAGAGAACACAAAGCACTCAAGCAGAACAAGAGAACATTAAACAGTTCAAGCAGAACAAGAGAACACAAAACAGTTCAAGCAGAAGAAGAGAACACAAAACAGTTGAAACAGAACAAGAGAACACAAAACAGTTGAAGCAGAAGAAGAGAACACAAAACA TTGAAGCAGAAGAAGAGAACACAAAACAGGTCAAGCAGAAGAAGAGAACACAAAACAGTTCAAGCAGAACAAGAGAACACAAAACAGCTCAAGAAGATGAAGAGAACAAAAAGCACCCAAGCAGAAGAAGAGAACACAAAGCACTCAAGCAGAACAAGAGAATAGAAAACAGTTCAAGCAGAACAAGAGAACACAAAACAGTTCAAGCAGAACAAGAGAACACAAAGCACTCAAGCAGAACAAGAGAATACAAAACAGTTCAAGCAGAACAAGAGAACACAAAACAGTTCAAGCAGAAGAAGAGAACACAAAGCACTCAAGCAGAACAAGAGAACACAAAACAGTTGAAGCAGAACAAGAGCACACAAAACAGTTCAAGCAGAACAAGAGAACACAAAGTACTCAAGCTCAACAAGAGAACACAAAACATTTCAAGCAGAACTGGAGAACACAAAACACTCAAGCAGAAGAGGAGAACACAAAACAGTTCAAGCAGAACAAGAGAACACAAAACAGTTCAAGCAGAAGACGAGAACACAAAGCACTCAAGCAGAACAAGAAAACACAAAGCACTAAAGCAGAAGAAGAGAACACAAAACAGTTCAAGCAGAAcaagagaacacaaaacagcccaaGAAGAACAAGAGAACACAAAACAGTTCAAGCAGAACAAGAGAACACAAAGCAGCTCAAGCAGAACAAGAGAACACAGACCAGTTCAAGCAGAACAAGTGAACATAAAACAGTTCATGTAG